In a single window of the Streptacidiphilus sp. P02-A3a genome:
- a CDS encoding oxidoreductase produces MNTYSSSSLPGGTWNLGDLPVARVGYGAMQLTGPGVMGPPADRDGAIAVLREAVDLGVTHIDTAGAYGPRVTNQLIREALHPYAVSLHVVTKVGAVRDQQGGWPPARRPEELRRAVHENLDDLGLDSLDVVNLRLGNALGPQPGSLTEPFGALVELQQQGLIRHLGVSNATAEQVAEAQAIAPIVCVQNMYNLAYRQDDELIDDLAAKGIAYVPFFPLGGFTPLQSTALSAVASRLGTTPMSVALAWLLRRSPNILLIPGTASAAHLRENVAGAGLPLAEADLIELDTIGR; encoded by the coding sequence ATGAACACGTACTCCTCGTCATCCCTCCCCGGCGGCACCTGGAACCTGGGCGACCTGCCCGTCGCCCGTGTCGGCTACGGCGCCATGCAGCTCACCGGCCCCGGAGTCATGGGTCCACCCGCCGACCGCGACGGCGCGATCGCCGTTCTGCGCGAGGCGGTCGACCTCGGCGTCACCCACATCGACACCGCCGGCGCCTACGGGCCGCGCGTCACCAACCAGCTGATCCGCGAAGCGCTGCATCCCTACGCCGTATCCCTGCACGTCGTGACCAAGGTCGGCGCGGTCCGCGACCAGCAGGGCGGTTGGCCCCCCGCCCGCCGTCCCGAGGAACTGCGCCGCGCCGTCCACGAGAACCTCGACGATCTGGGCCTCGACTCGCTCGACGTGGTCAACCTCCGGCTCGGCAATGCCCTGGGCCCGCAGCCCGGCTCCCTCACCGAACCCTTCGGGGCCCTGGTCGAACTCCAGCAGCAGGGCCTGATCCGGCACCTGGGCGTGAGCAACGCGACGGCGGAGCAGGTCGCGGAGGCACAGGCCATCGCGCCGATCGTGTGTGTGCAGAACATGTACAACCTCGCCTACCGCCAGGACGACGAGCTGATCGACGACCTCGCCGCCAAGGGCATCGCCTACGTGCCGTTCTTCCCGCTCGGCGGCTTCACGCCACTGCAGTCCACGGCTCTCTCCGCAGTCGCCTCCCGCCTGGGAACGACCCCGATGTCGGTCGCCTTGGCGTGGTTGCTTCGACGGTCGCCGAACATCCTGCTCATCCCCGGCACCGCATCGGCGGCACACCTGCGCGAGAACGTCGCAGGCGCCGGGCTGCCCCTCGCCGAGGCGGACCTCATCGAGCTGGACACGATCGGCCGCTAG